Proteins encoded together in one Amblyomma americanum isolate KBUSLIRL-KWMA chromosome 1, ASM5285725v1, whole genome shotgun sequence window:
- the Arp3 gene encoding actin-related protein 3 has protein sequence MAGRLPAIVIDNGTGYTKLGFAGNKEPQFIIPSAIAIRESAKIGDQATRRLAKGIDDLDFFIGDEALDAAGYAVKYPIRHGIVEDWDLMERFWEQSIFKYLRAEPEDHYFLLTEPPLNTPENREYTAEIMFESFNVPGLYIAVQAVLALAASWTSRQMGDRTLTGLVIDSGDGVTHCIPVAEGYVIGSCIKHIPIAGRNVTYFIQNLLREREVGIPPEQSLETAKAIKEKLCYICPDIAKEFSRYDQEPSKWIKKYEGINAITKQKFSVDVGYERFLGPEIFFHPEFSNPDFTTPISEIVDTCVQSCPIDVRRPLYKNIVLSGGSTMFKDFGRRLQRDLKRVVDARLKFSEKLSGGRITPKPMEVQVISHHMQRYAVWFGGSMLASTPEFYQVCHTKKAYEECGPSICRHNPVFGAMT, from the exons ATGGCAGGCCGGCTTCCAGCGATTGTTATTGACAATGGCACGGG ttATACAAAGCTGGGATTTGCTGGAAACAAAGAGCCTCAATTCATCATACCATCTG CGATAGCAATACGGGAAAGTGCCAAAATCGGAGACCAAGCTACGAGGAGATTGGCGAAAGGCATTGATGACTTGGATTTTTTCATTGGTGATGAGGCATTGGATGCTGCAGGATATGCAGTGAAG TATCCAATCCGCCATGGTATTGTGGAAGACTGGGACTTGATGGAGCGCTTCTGGGAGCAATCCATATTTAAGTACCTGCGAGCTGAACCTGAGGATCACTACTTTTTATTA ACGGAGCCTCCACTGAACACGCCGGAAAATCGGGAGTACACAGCAGAAATCATGTTTGAATCCTTCAATGTGCCTGGGCTTTACATTGCTGTCCAG GCTGTCCTGGCTTTAGCTGCCTCATGGACATCTCGTCAAATGGGAGATCGCACCCTCACTGGTCTTGTGATTGACTCTGGTGACGGTGTCACCCACTGCATCCCTGTG GCTGAGGGCTATGTGATCGGCAGCTGCATAAAGCACATTCCTATTGCTGGACGCAACGTGACCTACTTTATTCAGAACCTTCTGCGTGAACGAGAGGTGGGAATTCCACCAGAGCAGTCATTGGAAACTGCAAAGGCCATCAAG gAGAAGCTTTGCTACATTTGCCCAGACATCGCCAAGGAATTCTCCAGATATGACCAGGAACCCAGCAAGTGGATCAAGAAGTATGAAGGCATCAATGCAATCACTAAGCAGAAGTTTAGTGTTGATGTGGGTTATGAGCGATTCCTGGGGCCGGAAATCTTCTTCCATCCTGAG ttctcaAATCCTGACTTTACTACACCTATTTCGGAAATAGTTGACACATGTGTGCAAAGCTGCCCCATTGATGTGAGGCGCCCCCTCTACAAG AATATTGTCCTGTCAGGTGGCTCCACGATGTTCAAGGACTTTGGCCGTCGACTGCAGCGGGATTTGAAACGCGTGGTTGATGCACGGCTCAAATTCAGTGAAAAGCTCAGTGGTGGACGCATCACG CCAAAGCCAATGGAAGTACAAGTGATTTCCCACCACATGCAGAGATATGCTGTCTGGTTTGGAGGTAGTATGCTGGCATCCACG